The stretch of DNA GACGCCCTCATTGCAGTCTCATCTTGATGGAGTTATCGAAGTTACAACTGAAGGACCTATAATAACAACTCGAGTAAAACTCACTCATTATGAAGCAATTGGTCTTGTTTTGTTTGCTTCAAAAAACAACACCAGCACTGCCAGTCAAATCAAAGAGTTACTGGCGTTAAGCGGAATAAAATCCATGGTTCCAGCCCGCCTGAATGAAATGACTAAACGTGGATTTACTTTTAAGCCTGACCCGATACAGCCAGACTACAAGTTAACCACAAAAGGGGAACGCTGGATAAAAGAAACCATCTTGCCAAAAATTAAAAACAAAATGCAAAAACAACAAAGCTAAGCTTTGAACCACTTGAAAATAAGGTACCTGACCGAATCAGCGTCTAGATCAGGTATTGCTACAATGAATCGTTTTCTTACAGTTGTTGCAAGGCGCCCAGCTTTCACTACATCAGTTGCAGTTATTTCCTCACTGGCTTTTTTTACAGTAATCATGTAAGGTGCATGGTCTATTCCGGGACCATGCTGATAAACTGCAAAATCACAACCAAACTTCATTCCGGGAGTAACAATTAGTTTTTGACCCCGCAAATCACGGTAGACCGCATATTTTGCCTCAAAGTTCTCATACAGTTTCCGGGCTTTTTTTCGAAGCTTAGAAAAACTCACGGATGCTTTTTCTGGTCCGCCATGAATAACACTGATTTTTTTTGTTTCCAGAAGGTAAACCCCTTCCATGAGGTCAAGAATCAATGGAACATCAAATTCAGGAATTTTGGGCTTAGCAATACCCACAGGCTTGCCGTAGTAACCCATTTTGTAAAGATTGGAACCTTCTTCTGGATTCCAGACTATCAAAAAATTGTCCAGAAGCTCAGTTTCAATCTTTTCTGGCATACAAACGTCACACTTTAAACCGTGAGAGCCAGTATGCTTGCAGCATCAGACGCCGCCTTGGCTTTATCTGCAGCTTCCTCTAGATGCTGAACCACAGTCCACAACAACAGCATCAACGGAAAATCCATTTTACTATCAATCAAAGTAATCTCCAACTGACGATAAAGATCATCAACAACACGTTCTGCGGCATCAACTTCACGGGCTTTTTCCATAGCTTTGTTGGTGCCATAATTGAGGGTCATTGCGGTTTCTCGCAGTTTAAAGATGGTATCAAACACCGCATCAGAAAGTTTTGCGAGGTCTTCTTTAATTTGGTTGGGAACTTTCCAGCCTTTTTCCATAATTTGAAGCAAACGAAAAGCGATGCCTTCACAATAATCGGCAATGTCGCCCGAAAGGTTAGTGAAACGCAAAAAGTCTTCACGACTCATCAGGATGGCGCCAATTTCTGCAAGTTCTCGGGAAACATTGCGTTGTGCAATATCAACATTGTTTTGGCGAGTTTTTATGTCTTCATACAATTTTTTTACTGAGTCTTTGTCGCCTTCTACAAAAGATGACACTAGCTGAGAAATTTTGCGAGAAACGTCAATTACTTCTCGAAGATGGTCTCGAGAAACGTCAAGTGCCTTCCGCTTTACCCGTTCTTCTGTCTCTACAGGAAATACCATACCGTCGCACCACAACTATTTTGCTATAAACAATCTAAGTACCAGAGAGTCTCTTAAAAACACTTAGCTTTTCAGTTCTAGAACATTTTTTAGCGTTCAATTATTTGTCCCAAATCTTCAAAGTTCAATTTGTTATGGAAGTAATCATGCAACAAAGCAGGAAGCTCAGAAAGGTTGCTACGCACTTGTTTCCAGCTATCGCGATCACGCAAAGTTACCGTATCATTTTCAACGGTATCATAATCAACAGTTAGCCCCAACAGGTTACCGGCCTCATCTCCGCGAGCATATCGACGTCCAATAGAACCCGAAACGTCTTTAGTTACAGCAAAGCCTTCGTCCAGAAGCATGCGATAAACGGCTTCCGCTTTTTCAGGTAAGCCATCTTTGTTTACCAAGGGAAAAACGCTGATTTGAATAGGAGAAAGGTCACGCGGCAAACGCAACACTTTTCGTTTTCCTTTTGCAGTGTAAGCATACTCTAAAGCAACATACACCAGACGATCTAGTCCAAAACTTGGCTCTATAACATGGGGAATAAAGCGTCTGCCACCATCGTCAGACTCTTTGAAGGCAGTCAAGTCTACTCCACTTGCCTGCATATGCCTGCTGAGGTCAAAGTCAGTTCGATAGTTATGACCTGAAACTTCTGTCCAGCCCCAACGGTCCAAGTAGACTTCTTGGTCAAATCCTTCTTGAGAATAATGAGCTCGTTCATAATCCAGTTTTTCAATAAAGCGTTGCTTGTCTTCGGGAACACCCATTTCCACAAGAAAACGCTTAGCTTGAGCCATGAAATATGCTAGCCATTCCTCTTTGATGATTCCCTGTGCCAGCGCATCTTTGATTTTAATTTCTACGGGCTCAGTAATTCCTTTGACCTTATTTTCTGCAAGTAGAAAACGCAAAGTTTCTTCGTGTACATCATTTAGTAACGGACACTTTTTGTCCTCAGGGTCCAAAAAGAATTCAATATCAATTATGGTAAATTCTCGCAGCCGCACTGGACCCTGCCTAGGAGAAATCTCGTTACGAAGTGCACGTCCGATCTGGGCAACACCCAAAGGCAAACGATTTCGTGAACTTTCAAAGATTCGTTTAAATTCCACAAAGATTCCCTGAGCAGCTTCAGGTCGACCGTAACCAATAGAGTCAGAGTAAGGTCCAATAGTTGTTTGGAACATGGTCATGATTTGTTCTGCTTTACTAAAAGTTCCCCCACATTCGGGGCATTTGATTTTGTAGTTTTCAATTTCGGTTACAACATTTTGTAGCGTTAATTTCTCAGTTTGGGTGTCTGTCATATTAGCAAATTCTTGCAACAAATGGTCAGCACGGAACTTGTTTTTGCATTTTTCACACTCT from Candidatus Bathyarchaeum sp. encodes:
- the endA gene encoding tRNA-intron lyase, which translates into the protein METELLDNFLIVWNPEEGSNLYKMGYYGKPVGIAKPKIPEFDVPLILDLMEGVYLLETKKISVIHGGPEKASVSFSKLRKKARKLYENFEAKYAVYRDLRGQKLIVTPGMKFGCDFAVYQHGPGIDHAPYMITVKKASEEITATDVVKAGRLATTVRKRFIVAIPDLDADSVRYLIFKWFKA
- a CDS encoding DUF47 domain-containing protein: MVFPVETEERVKRKALDVSRDHLREVIDVSRKISQLVSSFVEGDKDSVKKLYEDIKTRQNNVDIAQRNVSRELAEIGAILMSREDFLRFTNLSGDIADYCEGIAFRLLQIMEKGWKVPNQIKEDLAKLSDAVFDTIFKLRETAMTLNYGTNKAMEKAREVDAAERVVDDLYRQLEITLIDSKMDFPLMLLLWTVVQHLEEAADKAKAASDAASILALTV
- the glyS gene encoding glycine--tRNA ligase, whose amino-acid sequence is MKPPKDKYEIISEMGKRRGYFWPSYEIYGGSGGFITYGPLGSLLKRRLEEKFRRFYLQPSGIVEIDSPVIMPANVLEASGHVENFKEPTVECEKCKNKFRADHLLQEFANMTDTQTEKLTLQNVVTEIENYKIKCPECGGTFSKAEQIMTMFQTTIGPYSDSIGYGRPEAAQGIFVEFKRIFESSRNRLPLGVAQIGRALRNEISPRQGPVRLREFTIIDIEFFLDPEDKKCPLLNDVHEETLRFLLAENKVKGITEPVEIKIKDALAQGIIKEEWLAYFMAQAKRFLVEMGVPEDKQRFIEKLDYERAHYSQEGFDQEVYLDRWGWTEVSGHNYRTDFDLSRHMQASGVDLTAFKESDDGGRRFIPHVIEPSFGLDRLVYVALEYAYTAKGKRKVLRLPRDLSPIQISVFPLVNKDGLPEKAEAVYRMLLDEGFAVTKDVSGSIGRRYARGDEAGNLLGLTVDYDTVENDTVTLRDRDSWKQVRSNLSELPALLHDYFHNKLNFEDLGQIIER